The Streptomyces collinus DNA segment GGGCTGCATCTGGTTCCGCATGTCGGCGGCCTGCTGCTGCTTCTTCTTGGCCGACCGGGTCATCAGGAACATGGCCCCGATGAGCACGATGAACGGGAGGAGGGTCAGGAGACTCACGGGTCGGTACTTCCTTCACACGACCGCGCTGTGAGCGGCCAGATGGTTGGGGGTGTGTACGCCGCCGACAAAGGCGGCATCGGCGGAGTCTAAGCGAGTCCGCGCGCATGGAACAACGCTCAGCATGGCACCGGGGTTCCTGCTCCGGCCACTGACCTCGACGCCCCGGAGCCGTGACGGCGCCGTCACGCCCCGAACAGGTCCTGTTGTCCGTTTCCGGCGGTCTGGGACCGTGGCGGGGTGAGGCCGAGATGCGCCCATGCGGCGGGCGTCGCGACCCGGCCGCGGGGGGTCCGGGCCAGCAGACCCTCCCGGACGAGGAAGGGTTCGGCGACCTCCTCCACGGTCTCACGTTCCTCCCCGACCGCGACAGCGAGTGTGGACAGGCCGACCGGACCGCCGCCGAACAGCTTGAGCAGGGCTTCCAGCACACCCCTATCGAGGCGGTCGAGACCGCGCGCGTCCACCTCGTACACGGCGAGGGCCGCCGCGGCGATGTCCCTGGTGATCAGGCCGTCGGCCTTGACCTGCGCGTAGTCGCGGACGCGGCGCAGCAGGCGGTTGGCGATGCGGGGCGTGCCGCGGGAGCGTCCGGCGATCTCGGCGGCGCCCTCCGGCTCGATCTCGACTTCGAGGAGGTCGGCCGAGCGGTGGATGACCCGCTCCAGTTCGGCCGGCTCGTAGAACTCCATGTGCGCGGTGAAGCCGAAGCGGTCGCGCAGCGGTGGCGGCAGCAGGCCGGCCCGGGTGGTGGCTCCGACCAGGGTGAAGGGGGGCAGCTCCAGGGGGATGGCCGTGGCGCCGGGGCCCTTGCCGACGATGACGTCGACGCGGAAGTCCTCCATCGCCATGTACAGCATCTCCTCGGCGGGCCGGGACATGCGGTGGATCTCGTCGAGGAAGAGGACCTCGCCCTCCTGGAGGGAGGAGAGGATCGCGGCGAGGTCGCCGGCGTGCTGGATGGCGGGGCCCGAAGTGATGCGGATGGGGGCGCCCATCTCGGCCGCGATGATCATCGACAGGGTGGTCTTGCCGAGGCCGGGGGCGCCGGAGAGCAGCACGTGGTCGGCTGTCGCGCCACGCGCGCGTGCGGCGCGCAGTACGAGGTCGAGCTGCTCGCGGACCTTCTCCTGGCCGATGAACTCGTCCAGGTCCTTGGGGCGCAGGGCGGCCTCGACGGCCTGGTCCTCACGGTCGGCGACGGAGTCCACCAGCCGCTCGGCGGCGTCGGCGTCGGTGGTGTCGTCCCAGTTCATGGAGTGTGCCTCGGAATCTCGGTACGGGGGTGCGGACGGCTCGGTCTAGCGGGCGCGGTTCAGCGTCTGCAGGGCCGCCTTCAGCAGCTGCCCCACCTGGGGTGTGCCCTCGGCGGCCTCGGCCTGCGGGGTCACGGCGGTCACGGCTTCGTCGGCCTCCCGGGTCGCGTACCCGAGGCCGATCAGGGCCGCGTGCAGCTGATCACGCCAGCCGCTGCTGACCGGTGCGCCGACGGCGGGTGCACCGACCGGCGCGCCGAGCCGGTCCTTCAGCTCCAGGAGCAGTTTCTGCGCGCCCTTCTTGCCGATGCCGGGGACGGCGGTGAGGGCCTTCTCGTCTGCGGTGGCGACGGCCCGGCGCAGGGCGTCCGGGCTGTGCACGGCGAGCATGGCCTGGGCGAGGCGGGGGCCGACGCCGCTGGCCGTCTGGAGCAGCTCGAAGACCTGCCGCTCGTCGTCGTCCGCGAAGCCGTACAGGGTGAGGGAGTCCTCGCGGACGACCAGGGAGGTGTGCAGCTTGGCCGGCCGGCCCATGCGGAGCGTGGAGAGCGTGTTCGGCGTGCACTGGACGGCCATGCCGACACCGCCGACCTCGACGACCGCGGCGTCGGGAGCGAGTGCGGCCACTGTGCCGCTGACGAAGGCGATCATGCCGTCCGGCCTTTCGGTGCTTTGGCGGTGTGCAGGGCGACGGCCTGCTGGAGTCGGTTCTGCGCGGGGGCGCGCCAGATGTGGCAGATGGCGAGGGCGAGGGCGTCGGCCGCGTCGGCGGGCTTGGGCGGGGCGCTGAGCCGGAGCAGGCGGGTGACCATGGCGCCCACCTGTGCCTTGTCGGCGCGGCCGCTGCCGGTGACGGCTGCCTTGACCTCGCTCGGGGTGTGCAGCGCGACGGGGATGCCGCGGCGGGCGGCGCAGAGCATGGCGACGGCGCTGGCCTGGGCCGTGCCCATCACCGTACGGACGTTGTGCTGGCTGAAGACACGCTCGACGGCGACGAACTCGGGCCGGTGCTCGTCGAGCCACTGCTCGATGCCCTGCTCGACGGCGACGAGGCGGTGGCCGAGGTCGGCGTCCGCGGGCGTGCGGACGACTCCGACGCCGATCATCGTGAGCGGCCGTCCGGCGACGCCCTCGACGACGCCGACACCACACCGGGTCAGCCCCGGGTCCACCCCCAGTACGCGCACGCGCCCCTCCCCTTTTGGCGGCTAAACCGCCGCCGCTCTCGCGGACCTGGCTGAGCACCGTCGTGGTTCCTCAATTGACGGTCGCGGTCCGTGGACGGTGATCTTTGGCTACGCCAGGCTATCGGCTGCCACCGACAACGACAGCGGGCCGGAAGACGTGTGTCCCCCGGCCCGCCGAGATCGCGGCATTCGCGGCGCGTTACGCGTCGACCTTCTCCATGACCTCGTCGCTCACGTCGAAGTTGGCGAAGACGTTCTGCACGTCGTCGCTGTCCTCCAGCGCGTCGATCAGCTTGAAGATCTTCTTGGCGCCCTCTTCGTCCAGCTCGACCTGGACGGACGGCACGAAGCTGGAGTCGGCGGAGTCGTAGTCGATGCCGGCGTCCTGGAGGGCGGTGCGGACCGCGACCAGGTCGGTGGCCTCGCTGATGACCTCGTAGGACTCGCCGAGGTCGTTGACCTCCTCCGCGCCCGCGTCCAGAACGGCCGTGAGGACGTCGTCCTCGGTCAGCTCACCCTTGGGGACGATGACGACGCCCTTGCGGCTGAACATGTACGACACCGAACCCGGGTCGGCCATCGAGCCGCCGTTGCGGGTCATGGCGACACGCACGTCGGAGGCGGCGCGGTTGCGGTTGTCGGTGAGGCACTCGATGAGCACCGCGACACCGTTGGGGCCGTAGCCCTCGTACATGATCGTCTCGTAGTCGGCGCCGCCGGCCTCGAGGCCGCCGCCGCGCTTGACCGCGGAGTCGATGTTCTTGTTCGGGACGGACTGCTTCTTCGCCTTCTGGATGGCGTCGTAGAGAGTGGGGTTGCCCTCGATGTCGACGCCGCCCATCCGGGCAGCCACCTCGATGTTCTTGATCAGCTTCGCGAAGAGCTTGCCGCGCTTGGCGTCGATCACGGCCTTCTTGTGCTTCGTCGTAGCCCATTTAGAGTGGCCGGACATCTGCCTGTCTCCTTCGCGTAACCCATCTCAGCAACGAACGCAGGAATCCTACAAGGATCCGGCTGTCCGGTTGGCCCGCACCATGTCGACGAACAGGGCGTGGACGCGGTGGTCGCCGGTCAGTTCCGGATGGAAGGACGTGGCCAGCGCGGTGCCCTGACGGACCGCGACGATGTGGCCGTCGTGCTCGGCGAGCACCTCGGCCGCGGCGCCGACGGACTCGACCCAGGGGGCGCGGATGAAGACGCCCTCCACCGGGTCGCCGTCGATGCCCTGGATGGCGACGGCGGCCTCGAAGGACTCGTTCTGCCGGCCGAAGGCGTTGCGGCGCACGATCATGTCGATGCCGCCGAGGGTCTCCTGGCCCGAGCGCGGGTCGAGGATCTTGTCGGCGAGCATGATCATGCCGGCGCAAGTGCCGTAGACGGGCATGCCGGCCCGCACGCGTGCGCGCAGGGGCTCCATCAGGCCGAACAGGACGGCCAGCTTGGAGATGGTGGTGGACTCGCCGCCGGGGATGACGAGGCCGTCGACCTCGGCGAGTTCTTCGGGGCGCCGCACCGGCCTGGCCACGGCATCGGCCGCGGCCAGGGCGACGAGGTGCTCCCGTACGTCGCCCTGGAGGGCCAGGACGCCTATGACGGGGGTGTCGCTCATGGATTCCTGTGCCTTACCAGCCGCGGTTGGCGTAGCGCTCGGCCTCGGGGAGGGTGTCGCAGTTGATGCCGACCATGGCCTCGCCCAGGTTGCGGGAGGCGTCCGCGATGATCTTCGGGTCGTCGTAGAAGGTGGTGGCCTTCACGATGGCGGCGGCGCGCTTGGCCGGGTCGCCGGACTTGAAGATGCCGGAGCCGACGAAGACGCCCTCGGCGCCGAGCTGGCGCATCAGGGCCGCGTCGGCCGGGGTGGCCACGCCGCCGGCGGAGAACAGCACCACGGGGAGCTTGCCGAGCTCGGAGACTTCCTTGACCAGCTCGTACGGGGCGCGCAGGTCCTTGGCGGCGGCGTACAGCTCGTTGTTGTCGAAGCCGCGCAGCTTGGCGATCTCGTTCTTGATCTGGCGCAGGTGGCGGACGGCCTCGACGACGTTGCCGGTGCCGGCCTCGCCCTTGGAGCGGATCATCGCGGCGCCCTCGGCGATGCGGCGCAGGGCCTCGCCCAGGTTGGTGGCGCCGCAGACGAAGGGGGTGGTGAAGGCGAACTTGTCGCTGTGGTTGACCTCGTCGGCCGGGGTGAGGACCTCGGACTCGTCGATGTAGTCGACGCCGAGGGACTGCAGGACCTGGGCCTCGACGAAGTGCCCGATGCGGGACTTGGCCATGACCGGGATCGAGACGGCGTCGATGATGCCCTCGATCATGTCCGGGTCGGACATGCGGGCGACGCCGCCGTCCTTGCGGATGTCGGCGGGGACCCGCTCCAGGGCCATGACGGCCACGGCGCCCGCGTCCTCAGCGATCTTGGCCTGCTCCGGCGTGACGACGTCCATGATGACGCCGCCCTTGAGCTGCTCGGCCATGCCGCGCTTCACCCGGGCGGTACCGGTCTCGGGAGCCTGGTTTTCGGAGATGGACACGGGTGACCTCGCTGATGGGAAAGGGGGTTTCTGCAGCACTGAGGAAACGTGAGAGAACCAGGCCACATCAAGGGCCAATGGGAACGCCGTGGATCCTTTTGCGACGGACGGCCGGAAAACGACAGGTGAACGGGGTCAGGCGGCCCGGTCCACCAGGGCCGCCGGAGGCTCGTCGTCCATCTCGAAGGCCATCGGGAAGGGCGCGTGACCGGCCAGGCGGAACCAGCGCACCTTGCGGTGCCGTCGCAGGGCCCGGGCCGCCCGTACGGCGTCGTTGTGGAACCGGCGGGCCATCGGCACCCTGCGGACGGCCTCGGTGAGTTCCCGGGCCGCCTCCTCTCCCCCGGGTGCCTCGCGTACCGCCTCCACCTGCGGGGCCTCCCCGAAGACGGCCCGCAGCGCCTGGCTCAGTTCGCTCTCGGCGATCTCCCGTTGCTCCTGCTCGGCCTGCCGGGCGGCGTGCGCGGCCTCGTACAGCACGATCGAGGCGGCCGGGTCGAGGACCCCGGAGGTCGCCAGTTCCTGCGCCACCGAGGCACGCCGCAGCAGCTGGGCGTCCAGGGCCGCGCGGGCGGCGTCGATCCGGGCGTGGAGACGGTCGAGCCGGCCGGCGGTCCAGCTCAGGTAGAGCCCGATCGCGACCAGGGCGACGGCGATCCAGATGAGAGTGGTGGTCACGGGCGGCAAGGCTAGCGGCCCGCGCGGCCACCCCGTTCACCCCGCCCCGCCGGTGACCGGCGGCGACAGGCGACTCCGGCCGGTCCGGCCCGGGCCAGGGGGCAGCCCGTCGGCCCGGCCTGCCCTCGGACCCGGGCGGACCCGGGCCGGCCCCGGCCCGACCATCACCAGCGGCTGGTTCGGGCGCCGTCGAGCCATCCCTCCAGAACCGGCTGGTAGTCCGGGCGCCGTCGGCCCAGCCCCCAGGAACGACCAGCCCAGGCCCCGGCCGGCCCCGCACCCCGGAACCGGCCGGCCCGCCGTCCCCGCTCTCAGTCCCGGGCGAACCCCAGCCGCCCCCACAGCCCGGTCGTCCGCTCGTCCTCGGCGACCGCCGCCGCTCCGGCCGTGACCGTCTCGTAGACGGACAGGATGTCCGCGCCGACGGTCGACCAGTCGAAGCGCCGCACATGGGCACTCCCCCGCTCGCGCAACTCCGCCAGCCGTTCCGGGTCGGCCAGGAGCCGTACGGCCGCGTCGGCGAGGGCGTCGGCGTCCTCGTTGGGGAACAGCTCGCCGGCCGCTCCCCGGTCCAGGACCTGGGCGAAGGCGTCCAGGTCGGAGGCGAGGACGGGGGCCGACGCGGACATGGCCTCGACGAGGATGATGCCGAAGCTCTCGCCGCCGGTGTTGGGCGCGACGTACAGGTCGACGCTGCGCAGGAAGCGGGCCTTGTCCTCGTCGCTGACCATGCCGAGGAACTCGACGCGGGAGCGCAGCTCGGTCGGCAGGGACTCGACGGCCTCCTTCTCGTCGCCGCGCCCGGCGACCAGGAGCCGGGTCTGCGGACGCGCGGCGAGGATCTTCGGCAGGGCCTTCATCAGCACCGGGAGTCCCTTGCGGGGCTCGTCGATGCGCCCTATGAAGCCGATCGTGTCGCCCTGCCATTCGGCCTTGGGCTCGGCGTCGGCGAAGAAGTCGACGTCGACGCCGTTGGGGATCACGACCGCGTCGCCGCCGAGGTGCTCCACCAGCGTGCGGCGGGCGTACTCGCTCACCGCGATCCGGGCGCTGATCTTCTCCAGGGCGGCCTGGAGGATCGAGTACGCGGCGATCATCGCGCGGGAGCGCGGGTTGGACGTGTGGAACGTCGCCACGATCGGTCCCTGGGCGGCCCAGCAGGTCAGCAGGCCCAGCGACGGGGAGGTCGGCTCGTGGATGTGGATCACGTCGAACGCGCCGTCGTGCAGCCAGCGGCGCACCCGGGCGGCGCTCAGGAAGCCGAAGTTCAGCCGGGCCACCGAGCCGTTGTACGGCACCGGCACCGCACGCCCGGCCGAGACGACGTACGGCGGCAGCGGGGTGTCGTCGTCGGCCGGGGCCAGGACGGACACCTCGTGGCCGAGGCGGATGAAGTACTCGGCGAGGTCCCGGATGTGGAACTGGACGCCACCCGGTACGTCCCAGGAGTACGGGCAGACGATGCCGATCCTCACGTGGATCCCTTCGCTGGATCGAGGTCGGCGAGCCACAGGCGCTGCAGCATGTGCCAGTCCTCCGGATGGTCGGCGATCCCGGTGGCGAAGGCGTCGGCCAGCGCCTGTGTCATGACGGACGTCTTCTCGGCGCGCGTACCCGACCCGGGCACCTCGACCGGCGGGTGGAGGCGGCCGCGCATCACGGGCGAGTCGTCGTACCAGAGGGTCACCGGCAGCAGCAGGGCGCCGGTCTGCTGGGCGAGCAGGGCCGGTCCGGCCGGCATCCGGGCCGTGTCGCCGAAGAAGTCCACCTCGACGCCCGAGGCGGACAGGTCGCGGTCGGCGACCAGGCAGACCAGACCGCCGTCGCGCAGCCGCCGGGCCAGGGTGCCGAAGGCGGTGCCGCCGCTGTGCGGCAGGACCTCCATGCCGAGGCCCTCGCGATAGGCGACGAACCGGTCGTAGAGCGTCTCGGGCTTCAGCCGCTCGGCGACCGTGGTGAAGGGGATGCCGAGCTTCGTGGTGACCCAGGCGCCGGCGAGGTCCCAGTTGGCGAGGTGCGGCAGGGCGAGGACGACGCCCTTGCCAGCGGCCAGGCCCTCGGTGAGGTGGTGCAGGTCCTTGGCCTCGAAGCCGCCCTTGATCCGGTCCTCGCTCCAGGCCGGGAGGCGGAAGGACTCCATCCAGTAGCGCAGGTAGGAGCGCATGCCCGCGCGGGACAGTTCGGCCAGGCGCTCGGGGCTCGCGTCCGGCACCACGCGCGCGTAGTTGCTCTCCAGGCGCTGGACGCCCTTGCCGCGCTGCTTCCAGGCCAGATCGGCGATGGTCCGGCCGAGGCGTACGGCGGCCGGCTCGGGGAGCTTCTTGACCGTGCCCCAGCCGAGGCCGTACAGCGCGTCCGTCAGCCGGTCCTGTGTGCTCATGTGGCCGCCTCGCTCCCGTGGGAGGCGCTGTGCTGCTCGTCCCCATCATCCTGCTCGCCCTGCTCGGCCGCCTCGGCCTCCGCGGACTCCCTGCGGACCGTGACGACCCGCTGGATCAGCGTGACGAGGCTGCCGACGGCGACGATCCACAGGGCCACGGGCAGCAGGTACTGGATGCCGGGCACACCGAACGCGTGCAGGCCCGCGAGCCCGGCCGCCACCAGCGAGATCACCAGGCGCTCGGCGCGCTCGACGAGCCCGTTGACCGCGACCGGCAGGCCGATCGACTCGCCCCGGGCCTTGGTGTACGACACCACCTGGCCGCTGGCCAGGCAGAAGATCGAGACGGCGCACAGGACGAG contains these protein-coding regions:
- the ruvB gene encoding Holliday junction branch migration DNA helicase RuvB — protein: MNWDDTTDADAAERLVDSVADREDQAVEAALRPKDLDEFIGQEKVREQLDLVLRAARARGATADHVLLSGAPGLGKTTLSMIIAAEMGAPIRITSGPAIQHAGDLAAILSSLQEGEVLFLDEIHRMSRPAEEMLYMAMEDFRVDVIVGKGPGATAIPLELPPFTLVGATTRAGLLPPPLRDRFGFTAHMEFYEPAELERVIHRSADLLEVEIEPEGAAEIAGRSRGTPRIANRLLRRVRDYAQVKADGLITRDIAAAALAVYEVDARGLDRLDRGVLEALLKLFGGGPVGLSTLAVAVGEERETVEEVAEPFLVREGLLARTPRGRVATPAAWAHLGLTPPRSQTAGNGQQDLFGA
- the ruvA gene encoding Holliday junction branch migration protein RuvA, with product MIAFVSGTVAALAPDAAVVEVGGVGMAVQCTPNTLSTLRMGRPAKLHTSLVVREDSLTLYGFADDDERQVFELLQTASGVGPRLAQAMLAVHSPDALRRAVATADEKALTAVPGIGKKGAQKLLLELKDRLGAPVGAPAVGAPVSSGWRDQLHAALIGLGYATREADEAVTAVTPQAEAAEGTPQVGQLLKAALQTLNRAR
- the ruvC gene encoding crossover junction endodeoxyribonuclease RuvC, with the protein product MRVLGVDPGLTRCGVGVVEGVAGRPLTMIGVGVVRTPADADLGHRLVAVEQGIEQWLDEHRPEFVAVERVFSQHNVRTVMGTAQASAVAMLCAARRGIPVALHTPSEVKAAVTGSGRADKAQVGAMVTRLLRLSAPPKPADAADALALAICHIWRAPAQNRLQQAVALHTAKAPKGRTA
- a CDS encoding YebC/PmpR family DNA-binding transcriptional regulator, whose protein sequence is MSGHSKWATTKHKKAVIDAKRGKLFAKLIKNIEVAARMGGVDIEGNPTLYDAIQKAKKQSVPNKNIDSAVKRGGGLEAGGADYETIMYEGYGPNGVAVLIECLTDNRNRAASDVRVAMTRNGGSMADPGSVSYMFSRKGVVIVPKGELTEDDVLTAVLDAGAEEVNDLGESYEVISEATDLVAVRTALQDAGIDYDSADSSFVPSVQVELDEEGAKKIFKLIDALEDSDDVQNVFANFDVSDEVMEKVDA
- the pdxT gene encoding pyridoxal 5'-phosphate synthase glutaminase subunit PdxT, producing the protein MSDTPVIGVLALQGDVREHLVALAAADAVARPVRRPEELAEVDGLVIPGGESTTISKLAVLFGLMEPLRARVRAGMPVYGTCAGMIMLADKILDPRSGQETLGGIDMIVRRNAFGRQNESFEAAVAIQGIDGDPVEGVFIRAPWVESVGAAAEVLAEHDGHIVAVRQGTALATSFHPELTGDHRVHALFVDMVRANRTAGSL
- the pdxS gene encoding pyridoxal 5'-phosphate synthase lyase subunit PdxS; translated protein: MSISENQAPETGTARVKRGMAEQLKGGVIMDVVTPEQAKIAEDAGAVAVMALERVPADIRKDGGVARMSDPDMIEGIIDAVSIPVMAKSRIGHFVEAQVLQSLGVDYIDESEVLTPADEVNHSDKFAFTTPFVCGATNLGEALRRIAEGAAMIRSKGEAGTGNVVEAVRHLRQIKNEIAKLRGFDNNELYAAAKDLRAPYELVKEVSELGKLPVVLFSAGGVATPADAALMRQLGAEGVFVGSGIFKSGDPAKRAAAIVKATTFYDDPKIIADASRNLGEAMVGINCDTLPEAERYANRGW
- a CDS encoding membrane protein; amino-acid sequence: MTTTLIWIAVALVAIGLYLSWTAGRLDRLHARIDAARAALDAQLLRRASVAQELATSGVLDPAASIVLYEAAHAARQAEQEQREIAESELSQALRAVFGEAPQVEAVREAPGGEEAARELTEAVRRVPMARRFHNDAVRAARALRRHRKVRWFRLAGHAPFPMAFEMDDEPPAALVDRAA
- a CDS encoding glycosyltransferase family 4 protein, which translates into the protein MRIGIVCPYSWDVPGGVQFHIRDLAEYFIRLGHEVSVLAPADDDTPLPPYVVSAGRAVPVPYNGSVARLNFGFLSAARVRRWLHDGAFDVIHIHEPTSPSLGLLTCWAAQGPIVATFHTSNPRSRAMIAAYSILQAALEKISARIAVSEYARRTLVEHLGGDAVVIPNGVDVDFFADAEPKAEWQGDTIGFIGRIDEPRKGLPVLMKALPKILAARPQTRLLVAGRGDEKEAVESLPTELRSRVEFLGMVSDEDKARFLRSVDLYVAPNTGGESFGIILVEAMSASAPVLASDLDAFAQVLDRGAAGELFPNEDADALADAAVRLLADPERLAELRERGSAHVRRFDWSTVGADILSVYETVTAGAAAVAEDERTTGLWGRLGFARD
- a CDS encoding phosphatidylinositol mannoside acyltransferase, giving the protein MSTQDRLTDALYGLGWGTVKKLPEPAAVRLGRTIADLAWKQRGKGVQRLESNYARVVPDASPERLAELSRAGMRSYLRYWMESFRLPAWSEDRIKGGFEAKDLHHLTEGLAAGKGVVLALPHLANWDLAGAWVTTKLGIPFTTVAERLKPETLYDRFVAYREGLGMEVLPHSGGTAFGTLARRLRDGGLVCLVADRDLSASGVEVDFFGDTARMPAGPALLAQQTGALLLPVTLWYDDSPVMRGRLHPPVEVPGSGTRAEKTSVMTQALADAFATGIADHPEDWHMLQRLWLADLDPAKGST